The Hordeum vulgare subsp. vulgare chromosome 7H, MorexV3_pseudomolecules_assembly, whole genome shotgun sequence DNA window ATTTTtgctcaaggattcatcctcgttCGACGACTCAGACATAGAGACGTTGCTTGAAAACAATCGACAACagatggtggtggtggtcctCGCCGTGAAGGAGCTCGAGGATAGGACCAGAAAGAGGCGGCAAGGATCGAATGTCGGTCGTCTTTGCATCCCTTGTAACCGCCATCTCAGGAACATGATGCTGATGCAAGACTACGTCGTGGCATCACCTACATATCTGTCGcacctcttccggagaaggtaTTAAATGCATCGATCCCTCTTTGCAAAAATAGTAGAAGCTTGCAAGGTCAATTCTCGATTTTTTAGCCAAAGGAGAAGCACCGCGTACTTGAAGGgctttagtgcatatcaaaaaaaATCTCGACAGCAATGCAGGTGATTTCTTATGGCATTCCAGCTGACTATATCGACGAATATCTTCGCATTAACGAAGATACTACAACTGAATCGGTGTGTAGTTTGCCGAAGTGATCATCCGTGTCTTTGGTCATGTGTATCTTCGGGCACCCGACGAGGAAGACATGAAAATGTTGATGGCAACAAATGAGAAGCGAGGTTGACGGGCATGCTAGGAAGCgttgattgcatgcattgaaCTTTGAAAAACTGTATGAAGGTATGACACGGGCAGTATTGTGGTaagtctcgtgatgcaacaattgtgctagaggcCGTTGCATCTGAGGATTTATGGATTTAGTATTGATTCTTTGGTTTGCCCGGTACTCGCAATGACATCAATGTGTTGCATCGGTCTCATTTGTTTTCTAGACTTGGTAGTGATGATTCTCCTACTTGCAACTAGACGATGAATGGGCATCAGCGCGCACAAGGCTGCTATCTTATTGATGGTATTTACCTTTCTTGGTCTACATTTGTCAAGACCATCAGAAAACCTGAAAATAGGAAGCAGGCTGAATTTACAAAGGCACAAGAGGCTGTCCAAAAAGATATTGGAAGAGACTCTGAGGTTTTGCAAGCTAAAGACCCTGACTGCATACAAGCATTCCTTCAAATATACCGGTAAGTTGAAGACTCAAGCACCCACCATCAGCTTCAGCATGATCTCAATGAACACAATTGACAAAGGGATGGACAGTAATAAAACCTACCATTTTTACATTCATTTAATTTAACTAATGTGTGATTTGTACCATTATTGTATTCGATCAATTCTTGTACTGACTTATAAGTTTGATTCTTAGATTTGAACAATTGTTGTAATTTCGATGATTGTTGTATTCTAATATTCAGATTTTAATTTATATTAATTTCATATTTCTATTTAATATGAGACATGTGTGTCAAATTAAGAAAAAAAAACACATGTTTTACGGGTTGACGCAGGCTACGGCTCCGCAGGATATTCATTCGGCCTTGCGGGGTCTGTTCGGCAGCAGCCCGTGTCAGCCCTCAAAACATGTTTTCTACGGCTTTTATACTCACTCTAAAGGTTCGCGCGACAAGGGGTctattagagatgctcttacCGTAGCCAAGGTGGTGACGGAGGCTGGACTACGATGGAGGCGGGACAACGATGAATGCGGGACAGCAGAGGCGAAAatcgtcgatgacgacgacggaaTCAGAGGGAGGAAAAGAACTGGATTGTAGGGTAGGAGGTTCCACAGTTTACTACTAAAAACATACTCTATGTTACGTTCCTCAcccaaaatattttcttttgtttaACCATGTGAAAAATGAAAAATCCCAGATGTATTATTGTGGAAAGTTTAACCAGAGCGGCACTTTTGAAAAGAGCTGGATTTTGCATTCCTTGCTCTGTTCCCAAGCCAAGATCAGGAGTTAGAGAGCCCTCCCCTGTGACCGCCCCCCAAAGAAACAAGAAACAATGCTGGCGCTCCTTTTCTCCCCGCCGGCGGCGCCTCGGCCGTGCCTCGCGACGctaaggcggcggcggcgaactCCGTCCCCCGCGCTGCCTCCCGCGCCGCGCGCCTCCTCCGCCGTCCCCGGCCGCGCGGTGCCCGCCCTCCGCGCCGCGGCCGTCCCCCGCCTCGCCGCCGCGGCGCCCGGTGCCGCCGAGCCGGAGCCGGAGCCCGCGCCGCTGTCCGCCGAGGAGGAGGCCGAGCGCGCCAAGCTCGCCCAGGTGCCGCCCcgctcccctccctccccccgcTGATCTGCTTGAGCCCTAGTCAGTAGTGATAGTGTGTGATGACATCGGTGCCGGCTATGGCTTTCGCTCTGGTGCTCCGGGAAAACTCAGATTATCGCAGCCCCTTGCCGTTTGCCCAATTGCTGCACGAACGGTTGGGAAACTGTGAAGTACATGCTGACGATTCAGAGTTCGTGTTCATCGAGGATACGCAGACAGAGCATGAGCAATCCTTGTTCAATCCTGCAAGGCAGCAGTCCTTGTTCAATTGATAGTGGGGTTGTATTTGTACCTGCATCAACCAGCATATGTTTTCCGATAGATTTTTTTTCTCACTCCACATGCTTAATTGGTGCATCTGGTTGCTCTCTGGTTAAAGACATTATGCTGAGACTCCTCTTTGGGTCACACTTTTTTTTTTTCTTATCAAAATCTTTGAACTCATGAGGCGACTACATGACTTCGACATGATATGTCAAACTTCTGGTAGCATCATTTATCCATGATTCCTATAGTTCCTACTGTTATTTTTCAAATCCTTGTGTTATGTGCTCATTTTGGTATGCTACCCTTGGTATGATTTGTGTTTGAAGGCTGGCACTGCAAACCAAGTGTTTCCATCCTGTTTAACCACCTGTTTTTCATGGCTCCTTACCGCCCTTGCTTCTCTTCATGCTATTTGCTCGGCTCATATATCATCTTTTGCTCTGTGTTATTTTTGTCCGCTTGCAGGTTAGCAAAAGGCTAGAGAAGACAGCGCGGTATTTCAAGAATTTGGGCACCCTGGCATTCTGGTCTCAGTTGGTGTGCACAACCGTTTCGGCTGGGATCTTGTCCTTCTCCGCAGTTGCTACCGGGAATGCAACGTCTCCCTTTACATTCTATGCGACCGGACTTGGCATCGTTGCGGCCTTTATGTCAGTGTTCCGGTCATTTGGTTACATCCGTCTTTCCAAAACGCTCAGGAGAACAGCAACCGAGCCTGCAAAGGTACTCAAGTTTCCCAAATAATGTCCCCCTGCGCTATCGCTCTATTTGCTGAAAAGCCATAGCTTCTACGCACCCGCTCCCTTTGCATATAGGAGTATGTGCATGACGTCTGACCTTGCTTACCTGTCGACAATTAACTTGATTCATAAACACACCCAGCTCATTTGATGGCATGGTGCCGTAATATCATGGTACAACAATGCATCACACGGTGGCCTGCCACTTGATCATAATATTACTTGGTTCTGCTTATATGTGCATTTGTCTCCTCCAGGCTCCTCCGCGTGCGGCTGTGGTTAAAAACCTGAGGAACAGTATTGTACTCAACGTTGTCGGGATGGGTGTTGCGGTCCTCGGGATGCAGGCGACTGTTGGTGCTTTGGTAGCAAAAGCTCTCACTACCTCCTCGGTGCCCTACTACCAGGGGATATCCACTGGCCAGAGCCCAGTTCTTGCTCTGGATGTTTTTCTTGTTCAGGTATGCATTGTATCTTCCCTTCATTTTGATTGTTTGCAGAATGAAAATAGCTTCCATGGGTGGTCATTATGCGCCCATTTTGCGAAGTGGTCTGTTTGAGTTTTTGTAATCCGAACTTTGATCTACACGGTTAGTAACAAAATGTGCAATCTTCACAAATATAGTAATAGGAACACCTTTAAATTGCCGACATCGGATCACATTTTCTATTAGGCTCGCCTAAGAAAGTATTACTCTctccgatccatattaattgtcgacgacaattaatatggatcaAGAGGAAGTAGAATCTTACTTCATTTTGTGTATTAATCGTCATCGTCTCTCACCATGGACAGGCTTCAGCCAACACCATCCTCTCGCATTTTCTCGGGCTATCGAGCTCACTGGAACTACTACGGTCCGTGACAATCTCTCCAGCGGATGCTGGCCCCACCCCTCAACCGGCATGAGCTACAAACAAACACGGCATACGACTAGGGTTCTTTTTCATCTCTTTTGGTTCTGCAACTGTAATCTGGCAgtagtttttttctttcttcctttttgTGTAGATCTTCTCGTTTGGTAACAAGTACCAATATGTCCAGCTACTTTGATTTTGCCCATGTGCAACTATCTACATATACTTGATGAAGAAAGAGAAATCCATGTCTTCGAACCTCTACTTATTACTTCAAACAAATGAAGAGAAAGCACTCCTGATCACGCCGACGTCTAAAGTTTGCACAATCTGCTGATAACTGCACCATCTGCTGATAACATATCAAACAACATACCGGTGTGTGTGACAACCTTTGATGCCAAACTCACAAGGCAAGCTGCAAATAAAGTTGCATTTCTTCTTTCACagatatgatatgtgtttttacATCCAACACACAGGTAATACAGCCAGTTGCTCCCACTATGTTTGAAACAATGGAACCTATGTATGAATGAAAATGAGATGTTAAAAAGGAAAGAACAAAAGAAATGACAAGGAATGTTTTCCCTATCTATATATGGGTATGTCGAAGAGAAAACCCAGTCAGCGCCGCAGCTTGGTGAGGCGCAGCAAAGAACTATATCAACAGCGGGTATCCGAGATAACCGAAAAACTTGTCAAACCCTTGCTCGTCTCGCCGATCCGAGTCACAGCTTGATTACCAACCTGCATGTCCATGTCCAAAACTTGAAACCCCCTTAGCACAGTCCCATCTGCCATCAAACTCCTATCCTCAGGACCCGAAGCGGCTTCGCTTGTGCATCAAGATTATGAAGCCCTGCACGCTGGAATGTTGAACTTTGCCCCAGACCAAGTTCCAGCAGTTGTTAGCCTGTCACACTCTTGCCGTTCTCATGATCCGAAGAGGTTTGATTAGTGCATCAAGATCATCAGCCTCCGCGCCGAGATCCCCCGAGTCCAGTTCCATCAGCTGTATGCTGTCCGGCGCATCACCACTCTGTATGCTGTCTGGCACATCAACACTCTGTATGCTGTCTGGCACACCAACACTCTGTATGTTGTCTGGTTCATCAACACCTTCTTCACCATCAATGTCAAGGGTGATGAAGTCAGTGAAGTCCCCACCTGAGAAAACATCATGTTGCTGTTTCTGTCTGTCATCTTGGCCTGAAGAAACTTTGCTTGTCTCGCTGTCATGTCTAATGCTGGTGTCAAAATACCGTCCCCAGCTACTGTTTTGGGGGGTGTCTGGTCTGCTTCTCTTAGATTTGATTGGCTTCTTGGTGGGGTGATGAAGTTTGCACGTAGATTGTTGTGGGCACTCTCCTGTTGCCTCAAAGACTGGGCATGCGTAGCTATGCTTTTTACGACACTGCTTGTAACAGAGGATTAATTCAAGACCATGAAAAGATTAGCAACTTTGTTCAGAACATAAAAAAAGGTCGTGGAAGCCCCGAAGTTCAAAAGATGAACATGGTTCCAATGCAAAACCATGCTTATTAACAGTTAATCTCTAAACCACACTGGATAATCCACTTTGACATGACTGATAACATGTATATACTCCTAGATCCCAGCAAAAACACTACAAGTCTCATGCAGTAAATTATACTACCTACCAAGAACATTGAATTGATAATATTAATTGATTGGCAGGTGGGTAGAGCGTATCATAGTTTCACATTAGGGACATTTTTCACAATGGTTCACTTCTGGGTTTTTTATGACAAGTTTACTATCAGCTGTTGAGGACAATGCTGAATTCACTCCTAGCAATAGTAATACTTGAATAAGGTTGGTAGATTTCAGTAATAATATCATTAAGTACCTCATCACCATCTGCACAGTATCCCTTCAGAAAATCTTCACACGCAGGAGCATTGGAGTTCACTTTAACATGCCTATAGGGACAAGCTGTGTTGGTACAGAGACCTGCCAGAATAAGAAGCATGTGATCAAGAAAAGGCTTGCAGATTTTTTGTTGTAAAATGATGCACTTGGAATGAAACGAATCACCTTTCAGAAAATAAGAACAATCTTGCATTCTTTCTGGGAGGACCTGCAGAACAGACTCTTACAATGAAAGAAGTGTCAAATGCAAGATAGGCAGTAGAATCAAGAAGAAATGTCTTACCTTGTGTGTGAGTTTACAGCTAGTGTCAGAACACAGGCCTTTAAGAAATTTAGTGCAGATAGTCACTTTAGCACGGTCATGAATATAGCGACACTCGCCCTCAGGCTTCTTGCACTCGCCAAACCGAGTGAAGAATTGACAGTACTGTTGTTTCTTTGCCAGGCGTGATCGAACAGTGTGCAAACTCCATCGAACTTTCTCATTTGCTAGCATGCGAATTACTTTTTTGGGGTTTCTAACCAGTTGGTTACCTTTGCTAACACGCACATATCTGTTTCACAATAAGAGAACCAGAGAACAAATCAAAGTTCAAAGATCCTAGATGCAAATAAGTTATATTATAAGATAAGATGGCATCATGCAAGCAATAGCATGTGGTCAAAAACATACCCATTGCAAGATGACGACCTCCTCAAATCTGAAGACGCTTGATTGTTGTTTCTTAACTGATTGTCAGCAACAGATAAAGAGTATTGATCTGCAAATTTTGACTAACATCAAGTACAAACAAAGAAATATAtaaaatgatcaaatgaatgatcggtGTCTTCTTGCAAATGCAATTCAAGGTACCatgttcaacatgaaagttgcatCCACTGGAAGCACTGCCATATGTAATTTATTATTAACCAATAAGAGAAGGTTCTAAAATTATGacaatactccctccgtacctgaatataagaccttttagagattttactttaaagtatagattcacccATTTTGCTTTGcatgtagtccatagtgaaatctctaaaaggtcttatattttggaacggagggagtataagagaGAAGATGTCTCATGCGCTGCACTTTGAAATGGAATCGCCACTAAGTGATGATTTAACTAACTAAGACCACCAGTAAAATATCCACACAGTTAGGTAATTCAACTTTAGACTTGTCATATGGTGGACCACAGAAGTAATTATATAATAAAGATAAAACTGAGAAGCAGACTCGCAATATGATGGGGCATGGAAGTTAAGTTATTACACTAAAGGAGCAATTGAGAAGGAGGAGCCAAACTTATGTAtctcatgtataaattattttagCAGTTGAGTCATTCTTCATTAGTGGCAACAGGTTAAACATATTACCATTTCTTCGAGTATGATGGAGATACTGCCGTTTCCgtttttctcctctctttttttcaacGTCAGCAACTGCCAATGTAGCCTCCTACAATCCAGGTTGTAACTTCATAAAATGCAACATATATGCACAACTATAAGAAAGTTAGTTGCATGGCTGCTTTCATGACTAGGCAAGGATCAGCATTCTGGTTAGAAATCAGCCAACAAACTAGTTAGGATCTTATTAAGAGACAACAAAATTCAACCAGTAACATCTCCCAAATACTTCTTGTGGGCTTCCCATCAAAATATAACGGTCTGATGAATCAGCCAACAAACTACTTAGAATCTTATTAAGAGACAACAAAATTCAACCAGTAACATAAATCAAGTCGTCTCCCAAATACTTCTTGTGGGCTTCCCATCGGAACATAATGGTCTGATGAAAATAACGCCAACTGACTCTTATGGAATACTGAATATGAAAAAATAGGCACAGAGAATATCGACGAAGTTACCTCGTTAACCTTTTGAGAGCGCTTCTCAAGAGATCGTGACCATTTCAAACTTGATCCACCAACACTTAACACGCCAGATTTCCGTATAGAGAACCCATTAGTTGAGACCGTATAAATCATATCTCTCTTCTTGGTTTGTAATAGTTTTCTGTTACACGATAAATGGCAAAGACTTGCTATAAACAAATTGAATGAAATGGCTCAATAGAGAAAGAAATAAATCAAGGCCAGTCTGCTAATATTACCTGACTATTCGTAAGGAGCTCACATTCTGACTGTGACTGCTTCTAAAATTCTTGTAGTATATTTTTCTTTTCCATGGAAGAATACGTGGGAAGGTCTTCACATAACTAGTTCCCACAGATCCTTTCCTCTGTGGTTGTTGCCCACTGAGTGTCCACACGTGGGATGAAGTACCCATATTATTTGTCTGAAGAGCTGCATTTAGAAAAGTTTGAGCATATGGTAGTTTAAGGAATTAGCATTGCTTCCTTATTCAAGTATGAGGTTGCAGTTGTGGTATGCCTCAgaaagaaaacaaagaaaacaagaaaatagaaTACCTTTATGAGGTCTCTCCTTTAAACCACTGATACTGTTATTCGAGGATGCAATTTGTACACCTTTATTCTCACCTGAATTTAAGCTCTCAGCAGGTATAATCTCTTTCGTATTCTGACCATCAGAGGAAGATGAACTCAAAATAATCTGATTTTTCCgcttcttgaaatataaatcaGAGGCTGTGGGTGGCTGCAGTGATAAAACCTTATCCATAGAACTTTTAGTCAGGTCATCAGGGCACGGCCTCTGTGCAGCAACCAATTGATTTGATCTCGGTCTAACATAAACCACTTTACTAGCATCTGAAGGTTCAGGTGTTTGTGCACTTCTAATGCTTGGGGTATCAACACCTGCGTTTAACTGCTTGGCCGAACCTTCTTTTTCAGTTTCTGGAACATGCTGCTTGGGCAAAGTTTTAGACAACTGCTCCGGAAGGTTTGTTGTTGAATTGATGGATTTGGCATGAAGTGGTAAAGGAGGAGTCTTAGGTCTTTCAACTGTAAAATTAGAACGAGCTGCAGAATCATTTGGATCAACTTTCCTGACGAAGTTCATGCTTCTCCTCATCACAGGCTTATTCAACATACTCTGAGTATCCAGACTAGAAGAATGAGAAAGTTTTCCTGTTGCTGGATTTCTAATAAGGGCGTTACCCTTGCGTATATaagagttttgggttttgtcatTCCTCCTTGGTGGTTGTTTAGGCGGTAATCCTGAAGGCTGTGAACTGGGCAAAGATGTAGAAGATGCCATGTCACCACGATGCCACGTCTTGTGCCTTGCATTTGAACTTATACGAGGAGGCTCTCGGGATGAACTGGGCAAATTTGCCTGTTTAGGAGCTACCTTGGGAGGCATAGAGCTTGTACAATTCATCTGAGGAGACTTTCCCACAGGGTTTCCAACCGAGTCCAATCCTGCTCTCCTGCTATCCTCCTTTGGTGCTAAGACTGGCAAACCAATAGAAGGTAAAGTAGATTTGCATGGTTGATGATCCTTTTTAGCTTCTGACACAATGGATTCAATCCAAGAAGACAACAAATCTCTCTTTGTGCTTGAGTTAACCACAGGACCTTCAGCGTTACTTTCATAAGTATTATTGTCTGGCTCAACAGATACCTGAGGAGAAAGCTCTGTATCCATCACATCGGTAGATTCCACAGCTGGGATAGCAGGTTCAATTGGGTTACCACCCACAGGAATATCCACCATTTGATGATCATGTTGATCTACAGCATTTACTGAACTAATAGAGTGCAAACCAGAGAGAACTACCTCACCATGTTTCTCAACATCGCCACTGATTCCTTTATTACTGTCATAGGTATTATCCGGCTCAACAGATACCTGAGGAGAAAGTAGCTCTGCATCCATCACATCAATAGATTCTACAGCTGGGATAGCAGGTTCAGTTGGGTTACCCACAGGAATATCCACCATTTGATGATCATGTTGATCTACAACATTTGTTGAGCTAATAGAGTGCAAACCCAAGAGAACCATCTCACCATGTTTCTCAACATCGCCACTGATCTCTTTGGGTGCCAATGAGTCTGACTGAGGCATATCACTACCAAATACAGATAGCCTAATGCTGTTAACCTGACTAGAGAAAGCATCCACacttccacaccgctccaaatctTGTGCAGTATCATGATCCTGACTAACAGAAGTGTCATTGTCCACGCTCTGACCCAAACCTATCCCATCTTCCCTAACAGTAGCATCGTTAGTCACAAACTGCTCAGACATAGCAATGCTGTTGACCGCTGGAGGTAAAGTCAGCCAATTTTGAGAACCTATACCAACTGAGTCATCATCAGCCACACCTTTTTGTTTTACAAGACTATCAAATTCTGTCACTGTGGAAACATTAAATCCTTTCTGGCCTTCCAGCAGCTGATGGTTTTCCTCAAGCTGTCGCTCACTTTCTATGTTACTGAAATAGAAATTACTGCCAAGTGTCAAAGTTGTAGGAACAGACTGCTCGCAGTTACCAGATACAGATGAAGATTCACGGGAATGTGCCAAGGGAAAATCAATCTCGGGAGACAGATGACCTCTATGAAGATTTATCAGTTCTGCTACCTGAGCTGTACCGCCCCTTTCTATACCATTATTCAAAACAATATCCTGGGTTGAGTACTCCATAAGATCATCATCTAATGGCAGCACATTCATGCTTTCAACATTTCTGGAAGATGACAGATTAAAGAAATCTCTACCTTCAACTTCCAGGGGAGCATCTAATTCATTGAAAGCAGTTCCGTCATTGAGGAGAGCTTCCATGTGGCTGTTGCCAGTTCCACCAGCTAAATTAAATTCTGGAGTGCTCCCAGAATTAGCGGTGGTGGCAACATGTCTCTCAGTTGACCCCATGAGGCTCTTGCCCACTTCCTTGCCAACAAACTTACTTTTAATAGTTTCTGATGTATTAGGAGCTTCCAAGTGGTGTATTGTTTTTGAAGTGTTAGTTTGACATAATTCTAAGGGGACTTGGCTCTCTTTGTCCCTGGTATCCTCATTCACAACGAGTTCCCTTGTATTAAAAACCTTCACATGGTGTGCCACAGAAACATTACCTTCACTTGATTCCATGCACATTCTACCTTGTTTACTCAGGATATCCTCATTGGCACCAACTTCCATAGCGTTAAGAGTTCCCCGATGGGCGAGCATGTTACCTTCTTCCTCCCATGCATCCTGGCTCACCCTAACTTCGGCCATTCTAGTAGTTCCCATAGTCTTACCTAAAGAAGAAATACTCTTTTCACCTAAACCAGTCAGAATCATACCCTCACCTTCACTCCTAGCATCCTCATTTCCACAAATTTCTGATGCACCATGATTTACAGTAACTCCATTCATGAAAACAGTGTTTTTTTCACTAGCATCCTTACGAGCTTTGCTCACTTCCCTGCTGGAAACTGCACGCCTATCAGAAATTCTCACAGGATTACTTGCACTTGCAGCACTCATTTCACCTGAAAGAGACATGATTTCACCCTCCTCCTTCTGATAATTATCATTCGTAGACACCAAGGTTGCATTCCTAACACCGCTCCTATTTGCTTTCCCAAGATGCTCGCTTCGTCTTGCAGCAAGCGCTTCCATAGATTTAATGGCTGAAGCAGCATTATTATCACCTGGAACCATGGAGCTTCTACTGTTTTCCTTTCCAGGATGCTTACTCCCACTAcaacttgttggatcaagaatttTCTTGGACTCGATGGATGAAGTAGCTTTCCTTTTACGTGGATTTATTGAGTTACTATTTTCACCCTTCTGGACATTCACATCATTACTAGCTCCAGCTGTACCACTAGTGCTAACCAAGTTGTGTTCAGATACAGTATCCTTTTCCAGCGATGAAGTTATGATTTCACCCTCTTCTTTCTCAGAAGCATTTGCAATAGCATCAATATTATCTCTCTTCTCAGATACAATTTCGCTACTAATCTGTTTATCCTTGCCAACAATCCTCCTCACAATCTTCTTGATAactatcttcttcactttcttcgcaCCAGCCACAGGACGACCAGCTAAGCCCAAACTTTTACTAGGGGAATCTGCCACATTCTCCTGGACATTATCatgcttcccaggaagcttcacAACACCCACTTCTTTTTCCTTGGACTCCGGTGAAGGCTTCACAAGAACAGAGGACAACACCTTCCTAATGTTTTTTCCAGCATCCTTCTCTATTACTTTAGTGCTGTCACCCTCATTACTACCAGCACTCTTCACCTTGCAGTCTACAGAGATCACGCTGG harbors:
- the LOC123407669 gene encoding protein TIC 21, chloroplastic-like, translated to MLALLFSPPAAPRPCLATLRRRRRTPSPALPPAPRASSAVPGRAVPALRAAAVPRLAAAAPGAAEPEPEPAPLSAEEEAERAKLAQVSKRLEKTARYFKNLGTLAFWSQLVCTTVSAGILSFSAVATGNATSPFTFYATGLGIVAAFMSVFRSFGYIRLSKTLRRTATEPAKAPPRAAVVKNLRNSIVLNVVGMGVAVLGMQATVGALVAKALTTSSVPYYQGISTGQSPVLALDVFLVQASANTILSHFLGLSSSLELLRSVTISPADAGPTPQPA
- the LOC123409548 gene encoding uncharacterized protein LOC123409548: MDPAPPYDHRRGGGGGHYYPAQHQHSNGHFAPGGGGGPARSRHEQYDPYEAFPPPPPPPPPPPPHRPSYAPPPPPPPPEAYSTPQPPPYHSSPAQHYHGQQRHPDDEIRRAAGHHHQHNPHHHQQHQQQPQHHHQQQQQQQHHHHHQQQQPPPWEDPEDRRRRYAPAHKEPEDDRRRYAPAHQEPEDDRRRYAPAHQEPGEDRRRYAPAHQEPGEDRRRYASAHQEPEDERRRYTSPHQLRLSPPPSPRKKQRCALHDRVDLESTSSSGPLPSRHQRQQPNASYAPVDSFVDRPPVHPGYSHESFSTHSDSKGSRKIQMASQTSTLSGSPCSPRATILAHPRRTPQKEPAPRRLSVWQRIEEGPAAAMLQPPPPKALHISPSKSSNAGSVSKGLASVISVDCKVKSAGSNEGDSTKVIEKDAGKNIRKVLSSVLVKPSPESKEKEVGVVKLPGKHDNVQENVADSPSKSLGLAGRPVAGAKKVKKIVIKKIVRRIVGKDKQISSEIVSEKRDNIDAIANASEKEEGEIITSSLEKDTVSEHNLVSTSGTAGASNDVNVQKGENSNSINPRKRKATSSIESKKILDPTSCSGSKHPGKENSRSSMVPGDNNAASAIKSMEALAARRSEHLGKANRSGVRNATLVSTNDNYQKEEGEIMSLSGEMSAASASNPVRISDRRAVSSREVSKARKDASEKNTVFMNGVTVNHGASEICGNEDARSEGEGMILTGLGEKSISSLGKTMGTTRMAEVRVSQDAWEEEGNMLAHRGTLNAMEVGANEDILSKQGRMCMESSEGNVSVAHHVKVFNTRELVVNEDTRDKESQVPLELCQTNTSKTIHHLEAPNTSETIKSKFVGKEVGKSLMGSTERHVATTANSGSTPEFNLAGGTGNSHMEALLNDGTAFNELDAPLEVEGRDFFNLSSSRNVESMNVLPLDDDLMEYSTQDIVLNNGIERGGTAQVAELINLHRGHLSPEIDFPLAHSRESSSVSGNCEQSVPTTLTLGSNFYFSNIESERQLEENHQLLEGQKGFNVSTVTEFDSLVKQKGVADDDSVGIGSQNWLTLPPAVNSIAMSEQFVTNDATVREDGIGLGQSVDNDTSVSQDHDTAQDLERCGSVDAFSSQVNSIRLSVFGSDMPQSDSLAPKEISGDVEKHGEMVLLGLHSISSTNVVDQHDHQMVDIPVGNPTEPAIPAVESIDVMDAELLSPQVSVEPDNTYDSNKGISGDVEKHGEVVLSGLHSISSVNAVDQHDHQMVDIPVGGNPIEPAIPAVESTDVMDTELSPQVSVEPDNNTYESNAEGPVVNSSTKRDLLSSWIESIVSEAKKDHQPCKSTLPSIGLPVLAPKEDSRRAGLDSVGNPVGKSPQMNCTSSMPPKVAPKQANLPSSSREPPRISSNARHKTWHRGDMASSTSLPSSQPSGLPPKQPPRRNDKTQNSYIRKGNALIRNPATGKLSHSSSLDTQSMLNKPVMRRSMNFVRKVDPNDSAARSNFTVERPKTPPLPLHAKSINSTTNLPEQLSKTLPKQHVPETEKEGSAKQLNAGVDTPSIRSAQTPEPSDASKVVYVRPRSNQLVAAQRPCPDDLTKSSMDKVLSLQPPTASDLYFKKRKNQIILSSSSSDGQNTKEIIPAESLNSGENKGVQIASSNNSISGLKERPHKALQTNNMGTSSHVWTLSGQQPQRKGSVGTSYVKTFPRILPWKRKIYYKNFRSSHSQNVSSLRIVRKLLQTKKRDMIYTVSTNGFSIRKSGVLSVGGSSLKWSRSLEKRSQKVNEEATLAVADVEKKRGEKRKRQYLHHTRRNDQYSLSVADNQLRNNNQASSDLRRSSSCNGYVRVSKGNQLVRNPKKVIRMLANEKVRWSLHTVRSRLAKKQQYCQFFTRFGECKKPEGECRYIHDRAKVTICTKFLKGLCSDTSCKLTHKVLPERMQDCSYFLKGLCTNTACPYRHVKVNSNAPACEDFLKGYCADGDECRKKHSYACPVFEATGECPQQSTCKLHHPTKKPIKSKRSRPDTPQNSSWGRYFDTSIRHDSETSKVSSGQDDRQKQQHDVFSGGDFTDFITLDIDGEEGVDEPDNIQSVGVPDSIQSVDVPDSIQSGDAPDSIQLMELDSGDLGAEADDLDALIKPLRIMRTARV